In Acropora muricata isolate sample 2 chromosome 11, ASM3666990v1, whole genome shotgun sequence, one DNA window encodes the following:
- the LOC136890881 gene encoding hemicentin-1-like isoform X1, translating into MSVLQTGDVLRFRISPKEGVGELGAVFREAHSSKQPVITYFGLHEATEIPFNGTSINLTCIMENAEVASFLKSGNPVAESERVTYFFQGSGNELYGNLEISEVQEDDSGVYTCVAYKAGIVVTREFVLKIVPYPSGPSDVSAESNDAQLLA; encoded by the exons ATGAG TGTGCTGCAAACGGGAGACGTTCTTCGTTTTCGAATCTCACCAAAGGAAGGTGTGGGCGAACTGGGGGCGGTTTTCCGAGAAG CTCATAGTTCCAAGCAGCCTGTTATCACATATTTCGGTCTCCACGAAGCGACTGAGATTCCCTTCAACGGAACCAGCATTAATTTAACATGTATCATGGAAAATGCTGAGGTGGCAAGTTTCTTGAAGTCTGGTAATCCTGTGGCCGAAAGTGAGAGAGTTACTTACTTTTTTCAAGGTTCTGGTAATGAATTGTACGGCAATCTTGAAATCTCTGAAGTACAGGAGGACGATTCAGGAGTTTATACATGCGTTGCATACAAAGCTGGAATTGTGGTTACCAGGGAATTTGTATTGAAAATAG TTCCGTACCCAAGTGGACCAAGTGACGTCTCGGCAGAAAGTAATGATGCGCAATTATTGGCGTAG
- the LOC136890881 gene encoding hemicentin-1-like isoform X2, with protein sequence MEKTITKLCLMLAIFHLVRMADGMAIGSKAHSSKQPVITYFGLHEATEIPFNGTSINLTCIMENAEVASFLKSGNPVAESERVTYFFQGSGNELYGNLEISEVQEDDSGVYTCVAYKAGIVVTREFVLKIVPYPSGPSDVSAESNDAQLLA encoded by the exons ATGGAAAAGACTATCACGAAGCTGTGTTTGATGTTAGCAATATTTCATCTTGTTCGCATGGCTGATGGAATGGCTATTGGGTCAAAGG CTCATAGTTCCAAGCAGCCTGTTATCACATATTTCGGTCTCCACGAAGCGACTGAGATTCCCTTCAACGGAACCAGCATTAATTTAACATGTATCATGGAAAATGCTGAGGTGGCAAGTTTCTTGAAGTCTGGTAATCCTGTGGCCGAAAGTGAGAGAGTTACTTACTTTTTTCAAGGTTCTGGTAATGAATTGTACGGCAATCTTGAAATCTCTGAAGTACAGGAGGACGATTCAGGAGTTTATACATGCGTTGCATACAAAGCTGGAATTGTGGTTACCAGGGAATTTGTATTGAAAATAG TTCCGTACCCAAGTGGACCAAGTGACGTCTCGGCAGAAAGTAATGATGCGCAATTATTGGCGTAG